TCTACGCCCTTGTAACACAGGTACGTGATATGTGCTCTGTGCAGTGCTgggaagaaaatataaaaaagctagAGCTCCAGTACTGATCGGCTTTTGATTTCATATGAACAGATGGGCTCGTCGATGAAACCAACCATATTCAATGAAAGAGTAGCAACAGCACTGCGGAATTGGCACCACACAGCTAAGAAGCAAATCAAGCGAAACAAGGGGTCTGTGAGTGTGACTCCTATGTCTAGCAGACCAACCACCCCTTCTCGCCATACGTCTCCCATTCACCTCTTGCGCCACTATCGCGGTGAAATAGACAGTCTCCATACTTCTCCAGGAAGATCCAACTTTGATGTTGAGCATTGGGAGACAGAGTCTCCCTCGCCCTCTCACCACCCCAATTACGCCGGCGAGGGCTCATCGTCACACCGCCACCAGCAACAACTTGAATTAGCTTCAGTAGCTGGTTACGTAGAAGATGACAAGGATATTCATGACATGGAAACAGGTTTGAATCGCGATCAAGTGGCCGCAACAGAACTTCCACAACCACCTACAACCCACCACGAGATTGATATTGTGAAAAAGGAATTTTCATTTGATAGAAGAACAAGTAAATAGTTACTCGTTTGGGACATTTATATAGATGAAGAAGACAGTGCAAGCTGGAACATGCATGCTTTCATTTCATTTGAGATTGGAAATGCGAGAGATGCATGCATGCACCCGTTGCTAATTATTTATTCCATTTAAGGCAGAAATGTGCGTGCAAGTATATACAACGATCCATCGaatttcttgttatttgttggattttttaCATTATGTAAATTGATGCACGACagccattgataaaaaaataaaataaaattaggatctatttatttattttggaatatTGATCGTTTTACAtattcattcatgttttttctttatcaaatttcaaaaaataatgaatttggtagctaatatatatatatattccaataaattttaaatttaaatacaaaataacttATCATTCAATAGTCAAGTAATTTTATTGGCAAAACAACACCttatattactttttataagaCAAAAGCTAGCCTTTTACTTTTAGTTTCCAAATAGATTTAGACCGACTAGAGGTATGATAATGGGGAAGAAAGGAATATGTTTGGAGATTTATCTCGGGATAAATCTAACATCATACCTATTTCTGAAGATCTACCTAGAGAACTAGTTTTCTATATAGACAGTGTTAGTGAAGATAAATTTGCTGGGGGTCGTAGAGCCTTAGCATTTCAAGACAGACCACCACAATAGACACGATTATAGCATAAAGGTAGAAATCCTTGCATTCAATGGAGATCTAGACATATAAGAATTCTTTGATCGGATCGGATCACTGAATGTGATATGGTTAATGAGTTTGCATGTTTTGTGAAAGAGAAGATGGTGAAACTGGTCGTGTATAATCTAAAGGGTGGAGCTTCTTCCTGATGGAAATGTCAGGATAGATATGTAGTTAAGAGATGACCTATTACATCATGGATGCATATGAGGCAGTTGATGCATGAAAGGTTCATTTCTCCTGACTATGAGCAATATTTATTTCAACGATACCGAGATTGTTCATAAGGTAATAAATCTATCAATAAGTATACCGTTGATTTTCAAAGGTTGATCGAACATAACAAACTTAGGAGATGGAGAATCAGTCGGATACAAGGTTTTTGAGAGGGTTAAAGCCAACAATCCAAGATAAGATTGGAGTGCAGATGTTGTTCACACTCTCTGAGGCAAGTAATATGAAGTTGAAAGCTGAGATGCTAATGAAAGAAAGGGATGGTAGTAGTAACACATTTGATCATTCTAGTAAGACATGTATAAGGCATACAAATTTGATCCTACTAATAAAGAGAAGGCAACACAGCCGTCAAAGCTAACTCTAGTAAGACAAGATGCTAATAAACCTGACAACACTTTAGAAAAGCAAGCTGAAATGAACAAACTAAATAACCTTCATGCCAAACCAATGGTAAGTGCTTTAAATATAGAGAGCCAAGACATTGTTCTAGTGATTGTAGGAGACAAAAATCTATTAATGTGATTGAAGGGTAATATGAGCTAGAACCCTCAAACGATAAGGGCAGTGTGAGTCAGATGGAGAAGATTTGTATAAGTATATATGATGATGATAAGAGTCAAACTTATGTGGTTAAAAAGATGCTGCTAACACTAAAGATTGCTAAATATTCACAGTGAAAGTTTTTTTGTACATAATATACCATAAATAAAGTCATGTTGGACTTAATTATTAATAGTATAATATTTGAAactattattgttaaatatacTGCTAATAAATTGAAACTTCCACTAGAACCTCATCCTAAACCTTACAAGATTGAGTGAATTAAGTCAGTTGAAGAGATAAACGTAACTCAATATTGTAtaatacctttttatttttttatttattaagtataAGGATGAGATGTATTATGATATGATAGATATGGATGCATGTAATTTGATATTCGATAGGCCTTGACAATATGATATGGATTCTATACTCCTCGGTAGAATTAATTTGTACAAGATTAGGAAGAATGATGTGAATTATAATACTCTTGTACTATTAAAGGGAGAACCTAACCCTAAAGCTTCTAAGGTAAAAAGAAAGATTTGTTTTACAGTAATCAATTCAACACTTGAGATGTAAGTTAATCTACAAGAAACTATACAGATTCATGCACTAATTATAAAGGCTTTAGTGGATGGATAAACAGAAGAGAAAAGAGTAGACATTCATGATGTAGTTAAAACTTTACTTGATGAGTTTGAAGAGATTCTACATGATAAATTACTAGATGGATTGCTACCAATGAGAGATATttaacatcaaattgatttggtgtcAGAAGGTAGCTTTCCAAACCTGCCACATTATCAAATGAGTCCTAAAGAGGATGAGATATTAAAAGAGAAGGTATAAGAGCTGTTGAGAAATGGATGAATTCAAGAGAGCCTCAATCCTTGTATAGTTTTAGTATGGTTGATCTTGAAAAATGATGGTACTTTGCATATATGTGTGGATAGGTTgcatcattaataaaataactataggATATGAGTTTTCAATATCTAAGCTAGATGACATGGGGCATAAATCTTTACAAAGTTTAATTTGAGGTGCgaatattatcaaattagaaTTTGGTTAGGGGATGAATGATAAACAATTTTCAAGATAAATGTGTTGTACATGTGGCTGGTTATGCTTTTTAGGTTGTCTAATACTCTAAAAACTTTTATGAAGTGATAAATCAAGTTTTACatcttttcataaataaatttgcagTTGTCTATTTTGAAGATATTCTAATTTATAGTAGATCTGAAGTAGATTATATGAGGGGACTTAATTAGGATGCTTGAGGTATTGTTGgacaataaaatatatgtgaACCTAGAAAAGTATAGCTTATTGACTATTAAACTAATGTTTTTTAGGCTTTATTGTTGATGATGAGAAGGTTTAGGCTATTAGAGATTGACCAACCTCTAAAATAGTTAGTGAGGTTCGTGGTTTTCATGGATTAGTTACTTTCTATCAGAGATTCATGTAAAATCTCGGCAATATTATTGCACCCATTATCGaatgcatgaaaaaaagaaattagggaGAATAGGCAGAAAAGAgctttgatttgataaaaaaaataaaaataattaagcaatGCTCCGGTTTTGGtaaatctaaattttatcaaattgttTAAAGAGGAACATGATGCTTGTGGTATCAGGATTGGTGGTGCATTATCCTAAAAGAGAAGATCTGTGGCACTCTTTAGTGAGAAGTTGAGCGATACTAGGTTAAAGTGGTCCACATACGATAAAAAattctatattgtttttcatactCTTAAGAAGTTGGAGCATTACCTAATAAACAAGGACTTTATATTGTGTTTTGATCATAAGGCACTGGAATTCTTAAATAATAAGAGAAGAATCAATAATGATATGCATGCAAGGTAGGTCACTTACTTGTAACGATTATTTAAAATAGAGTTGTTGATGCTATAAGTAGGATAACAGCCTTGTTAGTTATTTTAAGAAGTGAGATTATTGTATTCAACtgtttaaaaaagttatatgaACATGATGAGGATTTCGGTGAGTTGTGGACGAagagatataattttaatattcatattcatAAGGGATTTTTAATGAAAGGCAATCAATTTTGCATTCTCAATCTTCATTGCATGAGAAAATTATTAAGTATTTATATGAAGAAGGCTTGGTTGACCACTTGGGATGGTAATTgatagattttataattattgtaGTTGACAGATTCTTAAATACTTTATTCCTTGTAAAACGATGAATAATGCACATGCAATTGTTTGGCTTTTCTTTTGAGAGGTGGTTTTGTTTATATAGGGTGATGAAGATCATCATTTCTGACTAGGATAATATGTTTCTCAGTCACTTTTAACATATATTATGAAAGGTGTATAATTTATCATTACAATTGATGAGAATCAATAAGTAACACCATAGAATCTACTACATGTACCGATGAAACTAATTATAAGAGTAAGAGCCAAGAGGATTAAATATGCACTCAATGGGTTGATTCAAGATATTTATGCCAAGTAAGCCTTGAGAATTCATTCTAAAGTGGCATAAGTATGAAATTGAGCTCAAAtaagcattgttattaaacccagaccggcccggcgggtcgacccgggactcGATCGACCTGGTGGTTGGACCGGTCTGGGTTTGTCAAAAGACCGGCTGGTGCAACGACCTGGttgacccggcgggtcgacccatgacccgaaCGAAacctgatgttttttttttcaaatgtgatttttctcctataccctttttttttcatatttttttagttggttattaacactttttaaagttcactatataaatattagaaaagtgttttattttttcaatgtgggatttgaaaccctttagtatatatactctatgtttccaagaaaaaaattattttttcaatgtgggatttgaaaccctttcgtatatgtactttatgttcacaagaaaaaaattatgttttttcaatgtgggatttgaaaccctttagtatatatactctatattctcaagaagaaaaatattttttcaatatgggatttgaagtcctttcgtatatatactctatgttcacaagaaaaaagttatgtttttttaatatgggataaaaaaccttttggtttaaatacttcaacttaaaaggataacataatatctttccgatgtgagatttgaagccctttcgtatatatactctatgttcacaagaaaaaaattatgttttttcaatgtgacatttgaaacccattagtatatatactctatgttctcaagaaaaaaaatttattttttgaaagtgggatttgaagccatttcatatatatactctatattcacaagaaaaaaattatgtttttttaacgtgggataaaaactttttggtttaaatacttcaacttaaaataataacataatatcttttcaatgtgggatttgaagccttttagtatatatattctatgctcacaaaaaaaaaaatatgtttttttaatgtgagatttgaaacccattagtatatatacttccatgtttccaagaaaaaattattttttcaatgtgggatttgaattCATttcgtatatatattctatattcacaagaaaaaagttatgttttttcaatgtgggataaaaaactttttggtttaaatacttcaacttaaaaggataacataatatcttttcaatgtgagatttgaaaccctttagtatatatactctatattcacaagaaaaaagttatgctttttcaatgtgagataaattttttttaaaaatattattttaaatttcattatttacaagatatatagcctatattcatatgaattttttcttaattttttcatatgaaatattaaaactttaaatattttttttaaaatttttctaggttgacccgagttgacccatgaaacccgggacccggccccttaGCCGGGTCAAACTCCGggccgggtttgataactatggaaATAAGGGTTAAGCCTTGATAAACATGATCCAAGCAAGAGATGAGGTTGTTTAACATGTACTAGAGCTTGGCTATATAACTTTATGTTAATAGTCATCACTTTCAATTTACTTGTTAGATTAGGCtgaaattttgttaaaagattttaaagccTCTGTTTCGTATAGGACTGCAACTTTGTAGTGATCAAACATCGAAAAGCCTTCTAATAAGGTTCATAGGTTACCATACAAACTGagctttatttattaagaattgttttttttttttttactattggttcttcatttaattaaataggacttattatttatatgacGTTTAACCTTTATAACTTTAATTGTTGATTCATTATAATCAACGGGTCAAGGGTTTTATTCAATAACTACGGTTCTTTGATTCAGGTAATCACTGGGCCATGTTCTTTTCaacttgattttagtttttttgggtTGTGTTCAATCTTGACAATGATTTATAGGGTTCTTACCCTCTCGGGTTtgcataaataatttaatagtttGGCATTTCCATAAACATATAAGCAACAGACTCTTGAAAATCCAATATGGAGCATTTATGATGACAAACCAAAACATTGGGTTTGTGCCATTGTGTAAGCAGAATTTGCATACAACAATACTAAGCACAATGCCACAAATAAATCACCATTCAAGATTGTGTATTTGTAGTGTCCTAAGCAAATGCTGGATTTTATGCCAATTCAGAATGGTGATGGATTTAACGGGGCTGCAGAAAAGATGATTATACACAAGATGTGAGGTAGAAGTTGTTGAAGGCTAATGCCAAATACAAGGAGGTTGATGATAAACTCCTTTGTGCTAAAGTGTTTAAAGAAGGTAATGGTATTCCTACTGAAAGAGAGATTTACGGTGGGGTTGTATAGTAAGCTGCGATAGAAAAAATACAACCCTTACACcatcataaataatattaataacaatactTATGTTATCAatctatcaaataatataaatattttcaaaactcttaatgttttagatatattttatttttatgatgaccAACCTTTATATCTGGAGCTTGAAGTTGACTCGAGGCTGAGTTTTTTGCAAGTAAAAGGGATTGAAGTGGGAACTTATTGCAAACAAGTTTATGAGCCAAATAGACAAAGCCAAGCTTGAAAAGAAGTTCATAAAGAAGCTGAGACACATCAAATATAAAACTTACAAAAACAAcgataaaataagatttaatctttggatcatttttaaatttgatcagaTGATTTTACAGGCCGAGTTTTTTAGAAGATGCatttttttggtcatttaaCAGTTGGATCTCTTAGAATTAAGCCTacaaattgtttgttttttttttagtttaattatttattttttacttaacttAGATTTGTTGTTTATGTCAGTTTTTAAGCTCTAATTGAACAATTTTGGTGTTGTTTTAACATCAGattattatttggattttttttatataaaatataagaaattttctGTATTGTTTTACGAATAAAGTTTAGAACAACAACTTCAGAGTTTGTAAACTCTACTTTTTATTCTCATTATATACCGTGTcagaaataaagaaatcaaacgagcaatttctcttattatttgttttttttttatgttgtaaggGAACTTTTAATGGTcaaacaaaaagttttttttttatgccttgagatttgaaaagaagaagaagagaaaacaagtgtcttaatatttaattaattattaatagatTGTTAATTATTTGTCTGTGAACAAATATGAATAtttgttgaattaaaaatttattattaaaatcttaataatttaatataaagcATAATAGTTTATAATTAGATTAGATAATCTAcggtttaaaaaatttaattgtgtcttaatatttaattgtcaGGGATGAAGacttaacattttaattaattgatttttttgggtattGATAGTTAAATTCAAATGTCAATACAATATTATATAGAGGTGATGCttaaaagttttgataaaaCCCTTAAATGGTTCATgttttatgattgaaaattgagttttttgattttttttattcttttatctataaaactattctaatctcatgatctagatttcagatttgataagttaacttgggttgacttgaataattttttttattttttttattttttattttatttttcaacgttgaattaattaagaatttgtctttatagtttattttgatttattttttatagagttatcacgGTCTCGTAACCTGAATCGtaaatttgataagttaaccaAGTCCATACAATATATTATAGtcttaatattagaaaaacaaattatccaaTACATcattgtattaatattttttaaaaatatctttcaacATGTATtatattgagtttataattgaaagtctttttttttaaattaaaaaacatgttaccaTCACTTGCATAATTCgtcttacataaaaaaaaattatcctactCTCAACACTACGTGGGCAATGATTTAGTTTCATCCGTTGAACCTAAACAGAtttaattgtaaattaatttagtgttttgagataaaaataaataaaaatgtattttattaaaggaataaaaacttaaaaataaatctattttagaataaaaaataattgtaataacTATACACTAACTGAATtagccccgtttgtttgctggaaaatagtttttttttggaaagtgaattccaggaaagtgaattccgggaaagtattttccaatgtttggtagtgtaatggaaaataagttggaaaacactttctagtgtttggttatgtcatggaaaatgagctggaaaataacttattaatgttttatttttctcaagtttattaaaataatgaggaacaaatcttacaaattaaaaagttgaatgagaatgaaattgaaaaaaaatataatttcataaattatctcaaataaaataaataataatcaaaataatagagattaaatttaaaaaattaaaaaaaaatgaaagatgaagaaattaaaataataataattaacatttcatatattatttcaaataaaataagtaacaatcaaaagaatgaggaccaaatttgatagataaaaaatttcaataaaaaaatgataaggaaaaagcaaatagaaattataaaaataaggatcaaagttaatataaaaattaaattttaagagatgaaattgaaaaataaatattcaaaacaaattatatatagcaatcaaaagtttgagaatcaaatttgatataatcagcaaataatgacatttctaaatttttcacaatttccagaaagtgttttccgcccaaattttccaggaaaacactttcctgaaaatcaagccaaattttcctttgactggaaagtgttttccattgaccaacttttctaatggcaaacaaacatagaaaagtttggaaagtgatttcccgaaAACCACTTTcaggaaaacaaacacagccaaaagggaaaacattttcctgaaaaccaaaccaaatttttctttgactggaaagtgttttttgttgaccggaaagtgttttcgttgactaaaaagtattttctattgatcagaaagtgttttctgttgaccaacttttttaatgataaataaacataaaaaaatccaaaaattactttttaataaataaacatggCATTAGTTTTggtcataaaaaattaattattaaatactcAAAAAGTTTTACGAAAGTCAACATCGAGAAAGTAATTATAACCGCGTGAGCATTCCTGATCCGCGCGTCCAGTCTAGATAACATCCATCCAAAAAAACCGCAGCTCTCTCCAAATCCCCTTCTCTTTCCATATATTCACACTCCTGCCACATTcgccattttcaatttttattctccCTTCTTCTGCAGTTATCCTCAACGATGGCGAGAGGTGCTTCTCAATCGCAAACcacctcctcttcttcctcttcccgTGCTGGAGTTGCGGCTCCTCGCGGCTCCGCCGCCGCCGCTGCTGGGATGCGCCGCCGCCGCGTCTTATCCTCCGGATCCTCCTCCGGCGGTGGTAGCGGTAGCGGAATCGGAGCCCCTGGCGGCAACATGCTTCGATTCTACACCGATGATGCGCCGGGCTTGAAGATCTCGCCCACGATAGTCCTGGTGATAAGTCTCTGCTTCATTGGCTTTGTCACTGCTCTCCATGTCTTTGGCAAGCTTTATCGCAGCAAGGTTAGTCCCTGAGCGTACAACCCGAATAAAAAGAAGGATCGCTTTCTATTTCGGATCTTTGACTCGGCAGTTGAAtgctttgtttcctttttttttttttgatatttctgTAAATAATCATGGCAGGAAAAAAGGTTGCGGatagttttgtttcttttcctttggaTAGTATTGTTACTTTCAaagtaacttttttattttactttatgtatttatttatgggtttgatttttctgattaattgtttttggcaattgatttaatttaacatgttaGAGAGGTGACTGGCCGGCCGGCCAGCCAGCCAGCTAGAGTcagtaattcttttttctgGAATTTAAATCGAGGAACATCCTGGTTGCTGCAGACgaatttgaatttgagaaaTCAATAACTATATGTATATCTTagagttggaaaaaataaaattgtagaaGATAAAATGCTGAGCTTGGAAAATCCAACAATAATTAGTGGTAGCTTCCTGCCAAGAGAATTGATGATATGATTTGAGGAGATCTCATTTATGATAATTGGAGAGGTCAGTAAATGCTGGCAGCTCTGTGTCTCACCCCTCCGGAGAAAATGGCAAGTTGCTAGCAACAAGCATTTCTTGCCTGAAACTGGCCGGATTCATCACCGCTTTCCCTCCTCGTTTCAACTTCTAAACAACTAATGATAACTCTGAACTCCGTAACTCCCCTTACCCCTCATCATCAACATGTACTGGTGTTGGTTCCCTAGTTAGGAGGAGCAGCAGCCCAGAGCTGGAATTAGAAATTTATGATGAATGTGGGGTGCCAAGTGGATAATGCATTGATTCTTTTACGGTGCAAAACATGTATCCAGGACGATCGTTTAATGGAGTCGAGGTTATTTTTGTGGTCAGCTGTCAATTTGCTCCTgtattttcatttcaataaatttgCCTTTGTGTTGTCTCAATTTAGTTAGTTGAGGTCAATTActgaaatttattaatatcaggCGTTCCGGAAAAagtaaaacaaagcaaaagaaaaaaataaaggcagaattataaaaaaataaattatgcaaaGCTTACATTTTCATTATGTAAGGAGTATTATAAATACCATTTGAGTCATTGGCcccacttaaaaatattttatggatcCATTACTAGAGCAGCTATGTAGAGGCCAGCCCCGAAGAGCACAACGTTAACACGATGTTGCCAAGCAATAACTAGTGCACTAGAAGCATCCCTGGGAGCAACAGGATCAGGCTCTGCAAGAGGCCTTGCCGGTGCTGGAGCTGGAGGCGCCGGTGGGAAAAGATCTTTAGGAACTAGCACCTTGTCGACCTCATAAATAGCAACCTGCTTGTCTGTGTATATAGTGTTTGATATGCTTGTTTTCGTAAGCCCTGAACTTACTGTCACTGAGTTATCACTGGTGGTTATAGTAAGCGGGAACTTCCGGTCTGATCCTGCCAGGGTTTTTACAGGGTTACTTAGAGTCTGGAAATcggaaattgaaagaaatctcGGTAGTATGTGAAATTGCACAAACTCGAGTTTTTCTCTATCGTTTAGGGAGCCT
This region of Populus trichocarpa isolate Nisqually-1 chromosome 9, P.trichocarpa_v4.1, whole genome shotgun sequence genomic DNA includes:
- the LOC18101968 gene encoding protein transport protein Sec61 subunit beta, coding for MARGASQSQTTSSSSSSRAGVAAPRGSAAAAAGMRRRRVLSSGSSSGGGSGSGIGAPGGNMLRFYTDDAPGLKISPTIVLVISLCFIGFVTALHVFGKLYRSKVSP
- the LOC7463299 gene encoding fasciclin-like arabinogalactan protein 12, which translates into the protein MYFFYSVQYRPRLCPRMQPFILLFWLLFLHACSQTFCQSPAQSPAATQTKAPVPPPPPAGPTDTIQILLKAGRFLSFVRLMKATHVDTQLFSQLNSSTDGITMFAPNDNAFSSLVAGAVGSLNDREKLEFVQFHILPRFLSISDFQTLSNPVKTLAGSDRKFPLTITTSDNSVTVSSGLTKTSISNTIYTDKQVAIYEVDKVLVPKDLFPPAPPAPAPARPLAEPDPVAPRDASSALVIAWQHRVNVVLFGAGLYIAALVMDP